The genomic window AAATACTGTAAGGTTTTGGAGTTCTGTAAACAATCCAACAATAATTAAAAACACCGAGAAACTAAAAGTGAGTACAATAGGATTTTATGCTATTGTGGGTAACAGCACTGCAAAAAGCATACCAGATTCCAAGAAAGAAACATTAAGTGAATTTTTGAATGAAATCAGCGATGCAAATATGGAATATGAGTATATAATAGTAATTTTGGATAATTTCAAAAGTCACCATAGTAATATGTTTTTATCAAAAGCAAAAGAATTAAATATTAATGCGGTATATTTACCGCCATATTCTCCAGACTTAAACCCTATAGAATACATCTGGAAAAGTGTAAAAAGAGTATTATCTGAAAAAAATTTTGAGTCTAGATAGATTAAAAGCAACAGTAGTAGAAATTTTCAAGGATTTTTCATTGAGTTTAAGCTATGCAAAAAGTTGGATAGAAAAATTTTTAATAAACTCAAAATTATTTTTGAGCGAAAATTAAAGTCTATAATTATAAATTTTCAATTATCACTTCTCTTATAGATTTTTTCATAAATAATCTCAATAGATAGTATGACTTGATTAATTACTTTTGTAGTTAGTTGGTAATGCATATAAAAAAGAGCTTATTCTTTTAAGATTAAGCTCTTAATTTTTTAGTTCTCAAATTATAATCCAGCTCCAACTTGTATAATCACTTTTTCATATTTATTTCTCTCTCTGTAAGATACAACTTCCTCGTATGATGTGAACCCTCTGTGAGATACGATTCCATTTTCGTGTATTAACATAGCCTGAAAAAGTCCGTTTAACTCGTCTACTCTTTTTACTGTCATAATAATTACCTCCCTATAATAAGTAGCATTAAAATAAAAATTCTATTCAGTACCTTATAACTGTACCTCAATTTTTTATTCACGATATTGGTTCATTTTAAAAATTATAATCCAGCTCCAACTTGTATAATCACTTTTTCATATTTATTTCTCTCTCTGTAAGATACAACTTCCTCGTATGATGTGAACCCTCTGTGAGATACGATTCCATTTTCGTGTATTAACATAGCCTGAAAAAGTCCGTTTAACTCGTCTACTCTTTTTACTGTCATAATAATTACCTCCCTATAATAAGTAGCATTAAAATAAAAATTCTATTCAGTACCTTATAACTGTACCTCAATTTTTTATTCACGATATTGGTTCATTTTAAAAATTATAATCCAGCTCCAACTTGTATAATCACTTTTTCATATTTATTTCTCTCTCTGTAAGATACAACTTCCTCGTATGATGTGAACCCTCTGTGAGATACGATTCCATTTTCGTGTATTAACATAGCCTGAAAAAGTCCGTTTAACTCGTCTACTCTTTTTACTGTCATAATAATTACCTCCCTATAATAAGTAGCATTAAAATAAAAATTCTATTCAGTACCTTATAACTGTACCTCAATTTTTTATTCACGATATTGGTTCATTTTAAAAATTATAATCCAGCTCCAACTTGTATAATCACTTTTTCATATTTATTTCTCTCTCTGTAAGATACAACTTCCTCGTATGATGTGAACCCTCTGTGAGATACGATTCCATTTTCGTGTATTAACATAGCCTGAAAAAGTCCGTTTAACTCGTCTACTCTTTTTACTGTCATAATAATTACCTCCCTATAATAAGTAATGATAAAATAAAATCTCTATTTAGTGCATTGTTGCTGCACTCCAATTTTTTATTTACGGTATTATTTTTAAATCTGAATTCTGTCAAAGTTTATTTATGCTGTATATCTATACAAAGATTATATATCAATACCATAGATAAGTCAACATAAATATTCATTTAATATAGTTACTTTTCATGAAGTATTTATAAAATAAATGTATTGTGGGATTTTTAGAAGTGAATTAACCTTATAAACTGCCTATTTATAAGGTGTTTTAAAGTGAAAGTATAAAAAAGGTATATGGTTGATTCATTATTATTTTTTTATAAAGCAAAAAAATATATTTATTTCTGATTTTTGAAAAAAATTAAAACTTTAGGGGTTATATTTTAAATTTTGTCATAAAGATTTGGAGAGTGTAGGAGGTCAAAGGTAGTCTAGACAAAGAGATTAGATTTTTAGAGTTTACAAGTTAGGTATAAAAAAAGGTAGTGTATCTGACACGATACATTACCTTTTTAATAAAGGATATAAAATTTTTTATTCGTTAATTTCATCGATTTTATTTAAAAGAGCCTCAATTTTATCGTCATATTCTTTCTCAATTAAATCTATCTTTCTCTGTTTTTCATCTTTGAGATCGGTAATCTGGCGATTATAGAGTCTTATTTTGGAAAGTTTTCTCTTTTCAATTAGTTTGGAAGCCAGAAAGAGAACAAAGATAGAAATTAGGAGAATAACAATATATTGAATAAAACGTCTTTTAAGTCCGATTCTATTAAATTTAATAGTTTTTTTCATAATCCACCTCTGATTTTTTTGTATATTATACTATGTAAGCTCAAGTAATACAATATTTAATTGTACAGTTTAAGGACAAATAAATTTTGATTTTTATTTTTAAAGGTGTTATAATGAGGAGAACGATTATGGTCATAGAAAGGGCGTAAGTAGTAAGAAGCGAAGGTTCTCTAAGGGAAGCTTTACTCCTTATTATTTGCTGTTCTATTTGGCCTCGTATTGATAAATCATGAGGAGGAATGTGTGTGTTTGAAGAAAAAAAATTAGAAATGGAAATTGGTGGGAGAACCCTCAAACTTTCCACTGGAAAAATAGCTAGACAATCTTGTGGGGCGGTAATGATACAGTACGGAGATACTATACTTTTAAGTACAGTAAACAGAAGCAGGGAAGGAAGAAAAGGAGCAGATTTTTTCCCTTTAACTGTGGATTTCTTGGAGAAGTACTATGCAGTAGGGAAATTTCCCGGAGGATTCCACAAGAGAGAATCTAGACCATCTACAGATGCTACTCTTACTGCAAGACTGATAGATAGACCTATAAGACCTATGTTTCCAGACGGGTTCAACTATGACGTACATATTGTAAATACTGTATTTTCGTATGATGGAGATAATACTCCTGATTACCTTGGAATAATAGGCTCTTCAGCATCTCTTATGATTTCTGACATTCCATTTTTAGGACCTGTAGCGGGAGTTGTGGTTGCTATGAAGGGAGATGAATTCATACTTAATCCTACGCCAAAAGAGTTAGAAGAGAGTCCGCTTAACCTTTCAGTGGCGGGAACTAAGGATGCTGTAAACATGGTTGAGGCAGGAGCTGCTGAAATGTCAGAAGAAGTAATGCTTAAGGCAATTCTTTTTGCTCACGAAAATATAAAGAAGATATGTGAATTTCAAGAGGAGTTTGCAAAATTAGCAGGTAAAGAAAAGTTTGAATTTGTAAAGCCTGAAGTTGATCAAACAGTTAAAAGCTTTATAGATGAAAAGGGTGGAGAGAGGCTAAAGAAAGCCGTATTAGCAATAGGTAAACAGGCTAGAGAAGACGCTGTAAACGATCTAGAAGATGAGCTTTTAGAGAGTTTTACTGAAAAATATATCCAAGAAAACGGAATCGAAGAACTTCCGGTAGAGGTAGAAGGGGAGTTTAAAAACTACTACCATGATCTTATGAAGAAGTTTGTAAGAGAAGCTATAGTTTACAATAAACACAGGGTAGACGGAAGAAAAACTGACGAAATAAGAGATCTGTATGCTGAGATTGGGACACTTCCTCTACCTCACGGGTCTGCAATGTTTACAAGAGGAGAAACTCAGGCAATAGTTACAACAACTCTTGGAACAAAGCAAGACGAGCAGCTTGTAGACGGTCTTAATGAAGAGTTCTACAAAAAGTTTTACCTTCACTACAACTTCCCTCCTTATTCAGTGGGAGAAGCAAGGTTTATGAGAGCTCCTGGAAGAAGAGAACTAGGACACGGAGCCCTTGCAGAGAGAGCTCTAAGCTATGTAATGCCTTCAACAGACGACTTCCCATATACAGTGAGAGTAGTTTCCGAGATAACTGAATCAAATGGTTCATCATCACAGGCCTCTATATGCGGAGGATCATTAGCACTTATGGCAGCAGGTGTCCCTGTAAAGAGTCATGTTGCCGGTATTGCTATGGGTCTTGTAAAAGAGGGGGATGAATATGCGGTCCTTACTGATATAATGGGCTTAGAGGATCATCTTGGAGATATGGACTTTAAAGTGGCAGGAACTGAAGCAGGAATCACTGCACTTCAAATGGATATAAAAATCACAGGAATAGATGAAAATGTAATGAGAACAGCTCTTAAACAGGCTCTAGATGCAAGACTTCAGATTATCGGAGTAATGAAAAGTGCAATAGAAGTACCAGCTGAGTTAGCAGCAAGTGCTCCTAGAATCTATCAGATGATGGTACCTACAGACAAGATAGCAGCACTAATAGGACCTGGTGGTAAAAATATCAAGGCTATAATAGAGGAAACAGGAGCTACTATTGATATAGAAGACGACGGAAAAGTATCGATCTTCTCAAATGACGGCGATACCCTTGAAAAAACAATAAATCTTGTCAATAACCATGTAAAGGATATTGAAGCTGGAGAAGTGTACCAAG from uncultured Ilyobacter sp. includes these protein-coding regions:
- the pnp gene encoding polyribonucleotide nucleotidyltransferase — encoded protein: MFEEKKLEMEIGGRTLKLSTGKIARQSCGAVMIQYGDTILLSTVNRSREGRKGADFFPLTVDFLEKYYAVGKFPGGFHKRESRPSTDATLTARLIDRPIRPMFPDGFNYDVHIVNTVFSYDGDNTPDYLGIIGSSASLMISDIPFLGPVAGVVVAMKGDEFILNPTPKELEESPLNLSVAGTKDAVNMVEAGAAEMSEEVMLKAILFAHENIKKICEFQEEFAKLAGKEKFEFVKPEVDQTVKSFIDEKGGERLKKAVLAIGKQAREDAVNDLEDELLESFTEKYIQENGIEELPVEVEGEFKNYYHDLMKKFVREAIVYNKHRVDGRKTDEIRDLYAEIGTLPLPHGSAMFTRGETQAIVTTTLGTKQDEQLVDGLNEEFYKKFYLHYNFPPYSVGEARFMRAPGRRELGHGALAERALSYVMPSTDDFPYTVRVVSEITESNGSSSQASICGGSLALMAAGVPVKSHVAGIAMGLVKEGDEYAVLTDIMGLEDHLGDMDFKVAGTEAGITALQMDIKITGIDENVMRTALKQALDARLQIIGVMKSAIEVPAELAASAPRIYQMMVPTDKIAALIGPGGKNIKAIIEETGATIDIEDDGKVSIFSNDGDTLEKTINLVNNHVKDIEAGEVYQGKVVKVAKFGAFMQILPGKEGLLHVSEIAHERVANVEDVLSVGDILEVKVIANENGKVSLSRKQLISKPVKESDNKSSEEAK